The nucleotide window ACAAGATTCTCTAgtttcttcttttggttttgcATTGGGATCACACTTAGTCTGATTCTTACAAGATTAGCACAAGAAACTCTTGCGAGTTAAACTTTTAGTAATCAATGAATTTAATATCTTTCAGTTGGTATTTGCTTAAGTATTTCCTTAAAAGTTGTGTGAGATAGCAACTATATCATTGCATGAGCAAATAAGGAATTATAGACATACACATAAATAATTTGTCAAATAGAGATCTCAAAATAGTACTAGAGAAATAGGTAATGGTGGAAGAAAGTATTACCGAAAAGAAATCTAGAGTTATCAGATCGATTTATCAACcaagttaattttttttgttagttCATATGAATACTCATAAAATTGTATATTCGTAGTAAGCAAAGATTAGAAATCACATTTAATACTTATGAGTTGAAAATGTTCCTATGTTTTTCTTCTACGATCTGTTCTAGGGAATTGCGTATAATCCTATATATGTCATGCTTTAATCTTATTTTATATAAGACATCATGCTTCAAGTTCATTTTTTGTTGGAGATCATGTATGTATTGAGTTCTTTTATAATTTGATTACATGACATATATGTTTAATTACTGTCTAATTATTGAAGGTTCACGCTTTATTTGTACTTTGAGCTTAAAGCCCCAACAGACCTTAGAGATTTTTTATGCTTTTCGCTTTTGATAACACGGGTTGTCATGCTAATGTATTTCTTACCCCTCAGTCCCATCCTAGGCTGTCTACTTTTTAGTTCATTCTACCCTAAAAAGTTGTCCCAATTGCATAAATTGCAATTATTTTCCGTCTAATGAGTAATGACTGAAGTTAGTACAAGCTAGAAATATTTATTAGTTCAACTTTGACGCGACATCTGGCAACCAACTTTTTGAATTTTACAGAATTCAAACTATTATTTTAAACATGTATCTATGAGACTCCATATAGTTCACTCAAACATAAGGACGGAGGGAGTCTCTTTTTATGTTTTTCCTCTTGTTTATAGAGTTAATTTTTTGGCTTCTTAGTCTGCATCAATCTCCTTGGGTAGATTATTATCGAATGGGGTTCTTTAAAGCTAAAAGATTTGATTAGACTTTGGAATCCATTGAAGAAAATCATCACTTGTATTGTAAAAAACATTGTTTCCCGCAACCAAGATGTCaaacaataaaaatgacataTTTGATATAGTTAATGAGTAACAGtctatcatttatttttttagaTAAATAATGTCTTCATATGTTCTTTCCATGGGATACAAAATGCAGTATCCCGTCTTCGCAACCATTTTTTCATCCTCAGCCAACATAGCTGGCAAAGAGTTGCTTCTCTATTAGGTTAATAGTTTAATTTTAGAATTTGGAACCTCATCTGAAGTTGATTTAGAAAATATACCCTAATAATTATCATAACAAAATTTCGGGACAAAAATGGAAGCATGTGTAATTAAATTTCGTTACATATCAGATTATGGTGATGATAAGTCTCTGTAGTCTAATTCTCTAAAGCTGCAGCTACCACCGTACTGACTTTTAGAATTGAACCTTCTGTATGGTTAGTGTATTATCTGATTATTCGCGTAAGCTGATTCTCAGAAGCTGCAGTTACCACCACTAGCATAAAACGTGCAGAAAGAGTATTAGAAATGAATTGTTGTTCTTCATTTCCATGGTGCAGAAATGTTATCACCTTGCTTGCAATTAGTAGTAAACAACTACTAATTTCTTCCTAGTCTGCTTCTTCTTTCTGTTAGTATAACATTGGTGCTTCACACTGTTTGTATAACATAATTTAATACTTAACATTTTAATTTCAGGAAGCCTATCAAAACCGTTTGGAGGAATGGCGTCAAAGACAACTCGATTCTGAGGATGGTAGCTCAGCCCAAGTGTCACTCAATGATGTAACTTCAATATGGACACAAGTGGTTGGTGGCGCAAAGAAAGGTAGAATCTACGGTCTTGGATCACAACATTCCATAGGTCATTCTACGACATTATTGTCTGGTGAAGCAAGTTATTCGTAGAATCACGAAGAGGTGGATGCATTACGAAAAGAAGTTGAAGAGTTAAAGGAGGAACTTAAAGAAGATCGCGCAAATTTTAACAAATTGCAGAGTCTAGTGAAAATATTTATGAGTGGACGTCCATTTGATCTTTCGAATGGCGAGGATGACAGGGATAATGAGTTTTAGTTTGTTGTGGTAGTGatgtttgaaaaattattttattgtgGTTGGATGTTTAGACTTGGTAATATTTACACTTAACTATGATTGTAATATTTAAGGCTAGATTGAATGGTGCTTGAATGTTTTAACTCTTTTTGGATgttttagttataaatatttatgttttctatagttgtttgcattttatggatttgattggTTGAAAAGGTGGATTAATTATTTCATTAGTTGTTGTATATTTGAATTGGCAGGTGGTGCTGCTTTAAAAGAGCTGATATCTGCCAAAACATTTCCAGTTTTTGGACTGATTTCCGACCACAGTAGCCGCAAAGCTCTTAAAATTTTTCCAGATCCAGGAACATTTGCAACTGCAATTGTGGGAAAATTAAATAGAAAAGTATTATTAAATTAGATCTGTGACCGTAGTAGTggcaaatttaaataaataaatagttttTAATTAGTTTGCGACTACAGTAGTGGAAAaactcaaataaaataaaaatactttatATTATTTGTGACTACTCCGGTGGGAAAGattgaataaaattataattataaacacCGTTTATATATCATTTGCGACCGAAATAGTGGAAAAGTTAATGtagaattaaaattttatttaaattgtttGCGACCGCGTCAGTCGGAGAGTTGACAATATTTAATATTCGTCTTTCTATTTTAACTTTGCTACCGCAATAGTCGCAAATTACGGACGAATTCGATCGCAAACTATTTCAGACCAACTATTTTGCGACTATGATTTTTCGGTCTGAATATAGTCGGAAATTAGCATTTTCTGACCGTTTTGCGACCGTTTTGGCAGTCAGAAAATTGCTATTTTCTATTAGTGATTTGTGAAGAAGGATGGGAGTatgcggatatgcattgattaccgctagttgaacaaagtcaccattaagaacaagtactcgttgcctcttattgatgatttatttgaccaattgcagggtgctaaggtatttCTAAGATCTACTTGAGaccagggtatcatcagctgaagatttggGACTCAGATGTCCCAAAGACTGCCTTCCGTAcaagatatggccattatgagttcctggtgatgtacttcggcttgactaatgccccaacgacgtttatggacttgatgaacatggtgttcatgccttatattgattcctttgttattgtcttcattgacgacatcttgatatactcacgtagcctggggaagcacgagcaacatttgagggtAGTATTTCAGACACTACGAGAGCagaagttatatgccaagttctccaagtgtgagttttggcttaagtcagtagcattcttggtacatgttgtatcaggagagggtattaaggtgggtcccaagaagattgaggcagttcagagttggtcacgtcctacttcagtgactgagattaggagtggggttagcaggttattatcgtctaTTTGTGCAGGTTTTTTgtccattgcagcacctttgactagattgacccagaagggtgccccttTCCGTTGGtccgacgagtgtgaggtgagctttcagaagctcaagatggtTTTGACCACAACACCAGTTCTAGTGCTGCCTTCCGATTCGGGAATGTATACAAtttattgcgacgcttcacgtgTTGGATTGGGATATGTATTTATGCAGGAGgagcgagttattgcatatgcttcacgtcagcagaagattcatgagaaaaactacttagtgcacgatttggagttggtagtgattgttcatgctcttaacatttggaggcattacttgtatagggtgtcctg belongs to Nicotiana tabacum cultivar K326 chromosome 6, ASM71507v2, whole genome shotgun sequence and includes:
- the LOC107782814 gene encoding uncharacterized protein LOC107782814 isoform X2, giving the protein MSLRIRSHCNEKEKGRLMTYAEVFEDKHMKKKKNGTREWVEPRASTTYEAYQNRLEEWRQRQLDSEDGSSAQVSLNDVTSIWTQVVGGAKKGRIYGLGSQHSIGHSTTLLSGEASYS
- the LOC107782814 gene encoding uncharacterized protein LOC107782814 isoform X1; this translates as MELAHRRWMYSRTYPHRSGLREEFIEGLLNLWEKEKGRLMTYAEVFEDKHMKKKKNGTREWVEPRASTTYEAYQNRLEEWRQRQLDSEDGSSAQVSLNDVTSIWTQVVGGAKKGRIYGLGSQHSIGHSTTLLSGEASYS
- the LOC107782814 gene encoding uncharacterized protein LOC107782814 isoform X3, with amino-acid sequence MSHSSWPKEKEKGRLMTYAEVFEDKHMKKKKNGTREWVEPRASTTYEAYQNRLEEWRQRQLDSEDGSSAQVSLNDVTSIWTQVVGGAKKGRIYGLGSQHSIGHSTTLLSGEASYS